Proteins encoded together in one Chiloscyllium plagiosum isolate BGI_BamShark_2017 chromosome 3, ASM401019v2, whole genome shotgun sequence window:
- the yipf3 gene encoding protein YIPF3 isoform X1 has translation MAAGGAGKSNEWGAFEASSSAVIDMENMDDTSGSSFEDMGEMHQELKEEDDVGEEPAPTEDDDSAFLGMRGLKGQLGRDVADQVWQAGKRQASKAFNLYGNIDILRPYFDVEPIQVRNRLLESLIPVRMINFPQKVAGELYGPLMLVFTLVAILLHGMKTSGTVIREGTLMGTAIGTCFGYWLGVSSFVYFLGYLCNAQITMLQMLSLLGYGLFGPCIVLLVTYNVHLHSLFYLLWLIIGGLSTLRMVTVLLSRTVGQTQRLAVCGMLAALHMVFLLYLHFAYHRIVEGILDTLEGPNAGPVRYPRNIPELPITLSNSSVKLIGTSL, from the exons ATGGCGGCGGGGGGAGCAGGAAAGAGCAACGAATGGGGGGCGTTCGAG GCCAGCAGCTCAGCAGTGATTGACATGGAGAATATGGACGACACATCTGGTTCAAGTTTTGAGGATATGGGAGAGATGCATCAGGAACTGAAAGAGGAAGATGACGTTGGTGAGGAACCTGCACCAACAGAAGATGATGACAGTGCCTTCCTTGGTATGAGGGGGCTAAAAGGCCAGTTGGGCCGTGATGTAGCAGATCAG GTGTGGCAGGCAGGCAAGAGGCAGGCATCAAAAGCTTTCAATCTGTATGGTAATATTGATATTCTCAGACCATACTTTGATGTTGAGCCTATCCAAGTTAGGAACAG GTTGCTGGAGTCTTTAATTCCAGTCCGAATGATCAATTTCCCTCAG AAAGTTGCAGGAGAGCTGTATGGCCCTTTGATGTTGGTTTTCACACTGGTGGCCATTCTTTTGCATGGGATGAAAACATCTGGGACGGTAATC AGAGAGGGCACACTTATGGGCACTGCAATCGGAACCTGCTTTGGTTATTGGCTGGGTGTTTCCTCCTTTGTCTACTTCCTGGGCTATTTGTGTAATGCACAGATtacaatgctgcagatgctgtcacTACTG GGCTATGGTCTGTTTGGACCCTGCATTGTGTTGCTTGTCACCTACAATGTTCATCTCCATTCCCTTTTCTATCTGTTGTGGCTTATCATTGGAGGACTGTCCACACTCAGAATG GTCACAGTGCTGCTGTCTCGTACAGTTGGACAAACTCAGCGACTTGCTGTCTGTGGGATGCTGGCTGCCCTGCATATGGTCTTCCTGCTGTACTTGCACTTTGCTTACCACAGAATTGTAGAAG GTATCCTCGATACCTTGGAGGGACCCAATGCTGGGCCAGTGAGATATCCTCGGAACATACCAGAACTTCCCATCACTTTGTCGAACAGCTCGGTGAAATTGATTGGAACCAGCCTGTAG
- the yipf3 gene encoding protein YIPF3 isoform X2: protein MENMDDTSGSSFEDMGEMHQELKEEDDVGEEPAPTEDDDSAFLGMRGLKGQLGRDVADQVWQAGKRQASKAFNLYGNIDILRPYFDVEPIQVRNRLLESLIPVRMINFPQKVAGELYGPLMLVFTLVAILLHGMKTSGTVIREGTLMGTAIGTCFGYWLGVSSFVYFLGYLCNAQITMLQMLSLLGYGLFGPCIVLLVTYNVHLHSLFYLLWLIIGGLSTLRMVTVLLSRTVGQTQRLAVCGMLAALHMVFLLYLHFAYHRIVEGILDTLEGPNAGPVRYPRNIPELPITLSNSSVKLIGTSL, encoded by the exons ATGGAGAATATGGACGACACATCTGGTTCAAGTTTTGAGGATATGGGAGAGATGCATCAGGAACTGAAAGAGGAAGATGACGTTGGTGAGGAACCTGCACCAACAGAAGATGATGACAGTGCCTTCCTTGGTATGAGGGGGCTAAAAGGCCAGTTGGGCCGTGATGTAGCAGATCAG GTGTGGCAGGCAGGCAAGAGGCAGGCATCAAAAGCTTTCAATCTGTATGGTAATATTGATATTCTCAGACCATACTTTGATGTTGAGCCTATCCAAGTTAGGAACAG GTTGCTGGAGTCTTTAATTCCAGTCCGAATGATCAATTTCCCTCAG AAAGTTGCAGGAGAGCTGTATGGCCCTTTGATGTTGGTTTTCACACTGGTGGCCATTCTTTTGCATGGGATGAAAACATCTGGGACGGTAATC AGAGAGGGCACACTTATGGGCACTGCAATCGGAACCTGCTTTGGTTATTGGCTGGGTGTTTCCTCCTTTGTCTACTTCCTGGGCTATTTGTGTAATGCACAGATtacaatgctgcagatgctgtcacTACTG GGCTATGGTCTGTTTGGACCCTGCATTGTGTTGCTTGTCACCTACAATGTTCATCTCCATTCCCTTTTCTATCTGTTGTGGCTTATCATTGGAGGACTGTCCACACTCAGAATG GTCACAGTGCTGCTGTCTCGTACAGTTGGACAAACTCAGCGACTTGCTGTCTGTGGGATGCTGGCTGCCCTGCATATGGTCTTCCTGCTGTACTTGCACTTTGCTTACCACAGAATTGTAGAAG GTATCCTCGATACCTTGGAGGGACCCAATGCTGGGCCAGTGAGATATCCTCGGAACATACCAGAACTTCCCATCACTTTGTCGAACAGCTCGGTGAAATTGATTGGAACCAGCCTGTAG